One stretch of Caldinitratiruptor microaerophilus DNA includes these proteins:
- a CDS encoding GNAT family N-acetyltransferase: MRSQNGVLAKAAARYLAKYAETPLTGEKTLLRPVLRSDLPRLAQWDRDDEITALMGHKFAGLDGDVETWYRRVLTDRRLRALGIETLDGKLIGEVELDRIDWRTHAGELRVLIGDRAYRGAGYGRDALLTFLRLAFSRWRFRTVYLRVYRHNTRAVRLYRSLGFVPVGVLSPAARRDDPGEILLMSLSRHRFLQLAGEDPGTERQEH; this comes from the coding sequence ATGAGATCACAGAACGGGGTTCTGGCCAAGGCGGCAGCCCGGTACCTGGCGAAGTACGCGGAGACGCCCCTCACCGGCGAGAAGACGCTCCTGCGCCCCGTCCTGCGCTCCGACCTCCCCCGGCTGGCCCAGTGGGACCGCGACGACGAGATCACCGCGCTCATGGGGCACAAGTTCGCGGGCCTCGACGGGGATGTCGAGACGTGGTACCGCCGGGTTCTCACCGACCGGCGGCTCCGGGCGCTCGGCATCGAAACCCTGGACGGGAAGCTCATCGGCGAGGTGGAGCTCGACCGGATCGACTGGCGAACCCACGCCGGGGAACTCCGGGTCCTGATCGGCGACCGGGCGTATCGCGGCGCCGGCTACGGGCGCGACGCCCTGCTCACCTTCCTTCGCCTGGCGTTCAGCCGCTGGCGCTTCCGGACGGTCTACCTCCGGGTGTACCGCCACAACACCCGGGCCGTACGGCTGTACCGGAGCCTCGGGTTCGTCCCGGTCGGCGTGCTCTCTCCGGCCGCCCGCAGGGACGATCCGGGCGAGATCCTCCTCATGAGCCTGAGCCGGCACCGCTTCCTGCAGCTCGCCGGGGAGGACCCGGGGACGGAGCGGCAGGAGCACTGA
- a CDS encoding DMT family transporter, with translation MALRSWQADLLLLLVTAIWGWTFPVVESATRWVHVFPFLALRFDLAAAVLAVLVWPRLRRAPAATWGAGALVGLFLFGGYALQTFGMGLNRSPAKTGFITGLSVVLVPVLSRMWLRRPVAVQAWAGVALSTAGLALMTLNGRLAPHAGDLLVLGSALAFALHVTAVARYAGAHDPAALAAIQVGTAALAAHASAVLTGTWRPLSTVDAAVWQAIVITGLLATALAFWLQNTLQPFTTPTHTALIFAAEPVWAAAFAWLLSGETLTGRAYVGGALIVLGMILAELSSLLKRKPASRGEAREAARQSTL, from the coding sequence TTGGCACTCCGATCGTGGCAAGCCGATCTGCTCCTGCTGCTGGTCACCGCCATCTGGGGCTGGACGTTCCCCGTGGTGGAGTCGGCCACCCGCTGGGTGCACGTCTTCCCGTTCCTCGCGCTGCGCTTCGACCTCGCGGCGGCCGTGCTCGCCGTCCTGGTGTGGCCGCGCCTTCGCCGGGCCCCCGCGGCGACGTGGGGAGCAGGGGCGCTCGTCGGCCTGTTCCTCTTCGGCGGGTACGCGCTCCAGACCTTCGGCATGGGCCTGAACCGCTCCCCGGCCAAGACGGGGTTCATCACGGGGCTGTCGGTCGTCCTGGTCCCCGTGCTGAGCCGGATGTGGCTGCGGCGCCCGGTCGCCGTCCAGGCGTGGGCGGGCGTGGCGCTGTCCACCGCCGGGCTGGCGCTCATGACGCTGAACGGTCGGCTCGCGCCGCACGCCGGCGACCTCCTGGTGCTGGGCTCTGCGCTGGCCTTCGCACTGCACGTCACGGCCGTCGCCCGCTACGCCGGGGCGCACGATCCCGCGGCCCTCGCCGCGATCCAGGTCGGCACGGCGGCCCTGGCCGCCCACGCGAGCGCCGTCCTGACGGGCACCTGGCGGCCGCTGTCCACCGTGGACGCCGCCGTGTGGCAGGCGATCGTGATCACCGGGCTGCTGGCCACCGCGCTGGCGTTCTGGCTGCAGAACACCCTGCAGCCCTTCACCACCCCGACCCACACGGCGCTCATCTTCGCCGCCGAACCGGTGTGGGCCGCGGCCTTCGCCTGGCTGCTCAGCGGGGAGACGCTCACCGGCCGGGCCTACGTCGGAGGCGCGCTGATCGTGCTCGGCATGATCCTGGCCGAGCTGTCATCGCTCCTCAAGCGGAAGCCGGCCTCCCGGGGGGAGGCGCGCGAGGCGGCCCGCCAGAGCACGCTCTGA